ATGCAAAATATCTGACGTGTTTCATTTTATCCAAATAGCTTATCTTATCATTTAGGAGTAAAAAGTACTTCAATCTTCCCGGGGTGCAAACTAAGATTTCTGGTTTGTtggaaataattcttttctgTTTGTTAAGATTTAATCCTCCAATGATTGTTGCGATGTAAATGTGGGTGTACTTATTTATGTTGCTGAAGTGGCTTAAAATTTGAATGGCTAGTTCTCTTGTGGGGACTAGTATGATGCACCTAAGTTTGGGAACgcaacttcccctttttctgtattcccttaatttattttttactatattgTTTAATATGGGTATGCAGAAGGTTAGCGTTTTTCCCGTTCCCGTTTTGGACACTACGATTACGTCCTTCTTAAAGTTTATGGAGTGCTCAAGGGTCTGCTTCTGTATTTCTGTTGGCTTCCAGAAATTGGCGTCATGTAAAGATTTCATTATGCTGTACAGGaggtttatttttcccctcaggTTCCACCTGGCGTAGTGCACCTTGTACTTCACTTCGTCCGCGCGTTGGAAGTGCTCCTCATTTTGGATAACCTTTTGTATGTcgaatttttcccttttggggctctccccctttgtgcgGTCAGCGGtggtgggggaagcggtcgGGTTGGCAGAGCGTACGGCCTGATCGTTGGAAACACCCTCCTCATTACCTCCCGTGGGGCCACTTtttggtctttttttttttctccctcttttttttttcctccttttgaaCCCCTTATGGGTGTCCTCCCCTCGGCTGTCAATTTCGAGGGCGGGTTCACTACCAGCGGCGCTCTTCTTGGGGtcccttttcccatttgactttttcatggtgaagggtcaagacaattctgcagatatccagcacagtggcggccgctcgagtctagagggcccg
The window above is part of the Plasmodium vivax scf_7005 genomic scaffold, whole genome shotgun sequence genome. Proteins encoded here:
- a CDS encoding RNA helicase, putative (encoded by transcript PVX_198290A) encodes the protein MVMVMMTGTRRIETEERSAAGSEPALEIDSRGEDTHKGFKRRKKKRGRKKKRPKSGPTGGNEEGVSNDQAVRSANPTASPTTADRTKGESPKREKFDIQKVIQNEEHFQRADEVKYKVHYARWNLRGKINLLYSIMKSLHDANFWKPTEIQKQTLEHSINFKKDVIVVSKTGTGKTLTFCIPILNNIVKNKLREYRKRGSCVPKLRCIILVPTRELAIQILSHFSNINKYTHIYIATIIGGLNLNKQKRIISNKPEILVCTPGRLKYFLLLNDKISYLDKMKHVRYFACDEIDKMIETSFMRDINLIAKHLYKSVGEKKKFIQTFLLSATLGLSVHLQNEHLAKLLNCVTIRKEQSCIINLADAHLEGDSSREGGGSILPDGLSLSMVKCERKKVLQKLFYLLKLYFLSGSAGHSPDDPNQLNRNSDSAEHGQVKKIVIFVNTIKETKELNSIFRFLFFDQGVESSVPKKYRCDLSLKERINIFSIHSKQSLKERMQSISKFSQSINHSVLFCTDVLSSPYWRYYGNIRHY